In one Hyla sarda isolate aHylSar1 unplaced genomic scaffold, aHylSar1.hap1 scaffold_710, whole genome shotgun sequence genomic region, the following are encoded:
- the LOC130344242 gene encoding DNA-directed RNA polymerase II subunit RPB1-like — protein MYTPLHPSVTHVHSSTPICHPCTPLYTHLLPIYTPLSFSVTHVHSSTPFYHLCTPLHPSVIHVYYSALLCHPRTLLYTPNTSLSPMYTTLSPPTPIFTHLHPSITHIHSSKPLCHPCAHLYTPNAPLSHVYTLLSPRTPLFHPLCPPVTHVHYSMILCHPCTLLYTPLSPMYTPLHPSVTHVHSSTPLCHPCTPLYTHLLPICTPLSSSVTHVHSSTPLYHQCTPLHPSVIHVYYSALLCHPRTLLYTPNTSLSPMFTTLSPPTPPFTHLHPSITHIHFSELLCHLCTHLYTPIIPLSPMYTPLSPRTPLFHPLRPPVTHVHSSVTHVHSSTLLCHPCTLLYTPLTQMYTPLHSSVTMYTPLCSPVTHIHSSTHPTPLSPMYSPLSPPRPPVTHVNPSITHVHSSKPLCHPCTLLDTPVTHVHLSATFLLVNFGMFLISLPEIWLCYI, from the coding sequence ctcctctacacccatctgtcatccatgtacacccctctacacccatctgttacccatttacactcctctaagcttctccgtcacccatgtacactcctctacacccttctatcacctatgtacacccctacacccttctgttatccatgtatactactctgcgctcctctgtcacccacgtacactcctctacacccccaacacctctctgtcaccaatgtacacaactctgtcaccccctacgcccattttcacccatttacacccatctatcactcatatacactcctctaaaccactctgccacccatgtgcacatctctacacccccaacgcccctctgtcacatgtgtacacccttctatcaccccgtacacccctctttcaccccctatgtccccctgtcacccatgtacactactctatgatcctctgtcacccatgtacactcctctacacccctctgtcacccatgtacactcctctacacccctctgtcacccatgtacactcctctacaccgctctgtcacccatgtacacccctctacacccatctgttacccatttgcactcctctaagctcctccgtcacccatgtacactcctctacacccctctatcaccaatgtacacccctacacccttctgttatccatgtatactactctgcgctcctctgtcacccacgtacacttctctacaccccaaacacctctctgtcaccaatgttcaccactctgtcaccccctacgccccctttcacccatttacacccatctatcactcatatacacttctCTGAACtactctgccacctatgtacacacctctacacccccatcatccctctgtcacctatgtacacccctctatcaccccgtacacccctctttcaccccctacgtccccctgtcacccatgtacactcctctgttacccatgtacactcctctacgctcctctgtcacccatgtacactcctctacacccctctgacacaaatgtacactcctctacactcctctgttaccatgtacactcccctatgctcccctgttacccatatacactcctctacacacccaacacctctgtcacccatgtactcccctctgtcaccccctaggccccctgtcacccatgtaaatccatctatcacccatgtacactcctctaaaccactctgccacccatgtacactcctcgacactcctgttacccatgttcacctttctgctacctttttactcgtcaactttggaatgttcctaatctctttacctgagatatggttgtgttatatataa